CACAAATTagtcttgtataaattttgattttgtgttttcCTTTCTACATAATCCAGTACTGGCGAAATTCCAAGCACAATCAATGACCCTTTCTTTTGTTGATAtctaaatgtttaattatatctGTATAAAGATACCAAGTAATAGGTGTGTGTCTTTGGTATACTGATCTCAGCACtgaatactgtaaaccaaagtATTTTCCTGTGTGATTAAACTTCATTTAACCATTTTCGTAAACAATTTTGATTagaaattacaaaaattaaGCAACACAAAAATGTTTCTAGCTCAGGTAAAGTGGAACCATATGACTTTACTGTaaatagcaaaataaaatttgCTGGCAAAAGGTTGTTAGacatgaaaatgtgaaatttagTTGCTgcaaatataatttgatttacaATGTGTTCCATGTAACACTAAGACCAATTTATCTCGTTGATATCTAAATGCAAAGATGATAATTATGTTTACTTTTCTTCTTCAAGCAAGATCCCTTTATCTCGCTGATATTCTTACataaataatgaatatgaaAAGTATCACCATGGCCCCTTTTTACTGTATACATCTATATGTAAGGataattgatacattttttcacACAGCATCCAGCAATGAAGCTGTAGATAGCCAAAGCTCCTACAATGATGCCCCTTCCTCTCCTATTGAGAAGGCTGATGCCGCTGATCAGCAGGCCACCAAACCAGACGGTCAGGAAGCAGAACAGCCACAGTAAGCTACCTCTTATgacattatttcttttctttgaatatgttaaaattattttatttttttaatttttttttcaaaatcaaaattaacttctttaataatttattccaatatttacattaaatggCACATTTAATgctgttttatattatttgtgtTCATGAAAGACTAATGCATCAAAACagttttgatgtttactttttACTTTCTTTATGTAAAGATCTCTGTACATAATTTGACATGGCACAGTTAATATAAAGTTATTGCCCATGAGGTTCTTCCCGACATACaagatttgattttgattttaaagatTGTTAGATTTGatataacataaatgtaatTGCATGTGTCTTTGCTACGCATGTCTTGAACATATTAATGTTATTGATATTGAAGCTATATATCAATTTCAGAGAAAGTGCTTAGCTTGTATAGcattatatcataaaaaaaatatattattaaattgtGATAATATTAATATAGATGTTCATTGTACAGTTGCTGATGTTTTCCGTTTTCTTATTGATGAGTCAGTGATTTAATGGCAGTATGTCAATATCAGATAGATTTTTAATATAACTCTGGCACCATACATCAAATTTGTACACTACTTGTTATATTGAATTAATTTAAGGGTATTGTTTCATAGGATTGatttgaaacagaaaaaaaaaattgcattaattactttaaaacattttgtaaactaaTTGCAAAACAACCTAAGTGGAAAACCAGAATtacttttatttacaaaacggaCACTTGTAAGTTTGAAAGTGGTACTGTTATTCTGCATGTTTGAATGTTCTTTTTTGTTTAAGGTCTGCATCCAACGAGACTACCGTTGTTGAGATTCTCAACCAGGATCATTTCCAAGTTGCCGAAGAGAGCACTCCTGTTGAAGTTCTAAGCCAGGATCATGGCATGGGTGCTAGACCTAAAGTAAGGGTTGTAATGTGCGGTCCTGCTCCTGAAGAAGTGCATCCTTCATCAATTGTTCCATGCAAGGCCAACCGCAGACAAGTTAGGCCAAAGCCAACACCAGCAAAGTCTTCAGATAGACGTGATGTCAAGGCAAAACCTAAAAGCCGTGGTTCAACAAGTGAAGACACAGACTCTGAGAAAGAACTGGAACACGTCCAGTCAGGCAGGGACTTGATTCCAAGAGACACAATAACCTCACCCACACAGGGAACAAAAGATTGGATCCCCTACACTGGCTGTGATCAGCCGTATTATGCTGAGGGAGATCCAGAGGACCTTGAAACACCGGCACGTAACaataaacattgaaataataTGTATAGAAAGTATATATTTTCATGCAACAGACAAGTCACTTATTTAGCTCCAATGGGGAGCAACTGAGAAACACACATTCAGACCAGTATTTAAAGTCTGGTATTCACCAGGGTAACTCATAGTCTGCCAACTGAGTAACAGAACAACCCTCCATCAGCTGAGTAACATATTATATCTGGCACTGGCTTCATGTTGTTACAGAAGTTtcattttcagattttcaaaaaaaaagtttcttgaGTATTTGCTTTCAAATAATTTCTGTGATTTTTCCTTGTTGCAGGCCCCATTTGAACCAATGATCAATAACTGGGTAGATCCCAAAAAGTCTGGATCTTCACCAAACAGGCTGAATCAGTTCGTAGCAAAAACCAAAGCTAAGTTGTTCAGGCCATCCAAGAAATCGAAGAAACCAGCCAGTCCAGAGATTGAAGACACTGAGACTGTTCCTGTCGAATATGGATGTGATGCTGTAGATGAGGTTACCGCCTTCAGTCCTCCCCCATCTGGTAGAAAGAGCAAGGGGGACAAAGCTCCACCTGCTACTCCAGGCCCTAGTAAGTCtgtgaagaaaacaaaaaaagctGCACCAGCTCCAAAACCCAGCGAATCAGAGGAAGAACAGCAGAGAGTTGGACCAAGCGGATCTGAATCAAGTTGTCTTGGTGGGTAATCTGTTTAGATACTTTTATCAAGCACTGGGATCATTTGTCTTGTGATATTTACATCCTGATTGCCTATGTCTATACAGTTTATTATTAGTTGACCCAAGTTTGTTGTAACTATGTGTGATGTACTAGTTGCAGTGCGGTAAATGAATCATTGTAGAGATACAGATATATTCCCTGATTTACGTGCAACTTTTGTCTACATGCCTATCAGCTTTCTTTTGTTAGAGAACTGCTTAACATGTTCACAGGTCAAACTTGTAAAGATCATTTACCTGAAACGTTGGCTTTGATTCAgcttaataattaaaaaacaaaactacaCTTATTCAAATGTGTTACCTATTTGTAGATTGTCttataaatacttttttataGCTTTAAAAAGTTATATAGCATTACGGACATTAGAAATTGGTCATTTATAGGTGTTAAAATTGctgtaaaatgaaaaatttcaacaaaaatcaCATATGTCTTGATTTACCATTGAAGAAGACTATGATCTGCTGTTATTAACACCAAACTACATTTCTCTAGCTGGTCCCTTTCTTCATGGACCACAGCGGACAAGAATATAGCAATTTCTGCAGAATGACCCATATATCTTTCTGCAAAACACCGCGTGTATTTATTCTGAATTGTCAGATTAGTTATAATACCATGCATTTCAGTGAAGAAAGAGTGGTTATACCAAGgcaaacaaaaacaatcaataCACCTAATTTATTTTGTACATCTTTCTTGGAAGGATACTAGAGTCATGTTTAAAATAGCACATAAAGCCAAACATTTCATAATTGTTTGCTAAACTGTTAGAAAAAATCATGTGCTAGAATTGTCTTCCTTTGGTGTTTGATGGTCTTTGAGTTTGATGGATAAGTGTAACCAAATTATGGCTATCTTTTGTCTTGGCTGTCAGCATAATTACTAAGCAACGTTTTAGTGTATACAGGGTGATAAAAAAGTTTCATTCCTGTCTTTTcaacaaattgattaaaattacatttatttgcaGTTTTTGTGATGTTATATGTACAGACTGGATGTATCGGCTTCATACTGATATTCCTGTGTCTTTCATTACATATTGTTAAAAGAAAAACTggaagcaaaataaaaaaacccaatgataagtcaaatttatataatattgtaattttttttattattccaATTGTAGATGTCGAAACACTGAAAGCAAAATCCTATGCTGAAGATAAAATCAAAACCTACAGTGTTGCTGCCTATGAAGCCAAAAGGGACAATGAAATCAGCTTTGTGGCAGGTAATCAAGATTACACTGAAAAGACATGAAAATATTACTTCACtaataaagaaaaatgaattGCTAAAGCAAAGCATAAATAAACCAAATTGCATTTT
The Argopecten irradians isolate NY chromosome 9, Ai_NY, whole genome shotgun sequence DNA segment above includes these coding regions:
- the LOC138330522 gene encoding uncharacterized protein, which produces MALIRTNTRNVEISTLSRSFYNFFKVTSQETEFFTKVFELRADQENAASEKLEEYQTKSRALFEAGKTHSSHLKMMNSSLREELMFPFEHRKDISNAFSAQDSPGKIIQDWNDKYGNEGRNLYHLSKKTLKKYEAIRDLLAPARKVLENKLEELDLNQTLQGKHGGSLQGLERMETTKSKKRRLQLESQEERLRFGIDKAIKKYHLLIENEINARISFMKTFSAIREQAEALERKRLSVIAKAYNRYIDIVEAAEAMNDKREAVIKHMRGMAASFKDVNMIRFNKWVKEKTKLYKFQLFTINWTLYGLGIVTNDIPDIEIPDNLQPPSEPPSSNEAVDSQSSYNDAPSSPIEKADAADQQATKPDGQEAEQPQSASNETTVVEILNQDHFQVAEESTPVEVLSQDHGMGARPKVRVVMCGPAPEEVHPSSIVPCKANRRQVRPKPTPAKSSDRRDVKAKPKSRGSTSEDTDSEKELEHVQSGRDLIPRDTITSPTQGTKDWIPYTGCDQPYYAEGDPEDLETPALCQLSNRTTLHQLSNILYLALASCCYRSFIFRFSKKKFLEYLLSNNFCDFSLLQAPFEPMINNWVDPKKSGSSPNRLNQFVAKTKAKLFRPSKKSKKPASPEIEDTETVPVEYGCDAVDEVTAFSPPPSGRKSKGDKAPPATPGPSKSVKKTKKAAPAPKPSESEEEQQRVGPSGSESSCLDVETLKAKSYAEDKIKTYSVAAYEAKRDNEISFVAGQTVKLIYPANAKGMAFGYTRSSRMESRHYGFFPEELVVDTIQERYKDRSIRRNLNGFFKKR